A DNA window from Sulfitobacter sp. BSw21498 contains the following coding sequences:
- a CDS encoding adenosine kinase: protein MTQYEVVGIGNAVVDVISHADDTFLNDNGIEKGIMQLVERDRAESLYATMQDRLQTPGGSVANTIAGIGALGLSTAFIGRVRDDELGQFYAKAMTDIGIDFVNAPVAEGENPTSRCMIFVTPDGERSLNTYLGISTGLTSDDVPQAVTSKAKLMFLEGYLFDHDAGKTAFREAARAATAGGGMAGIAISDPFCVERHRDDFLALIENDLGYVIGNEAELRALWETDDTEVALAKTAEICPLVVCTRSGDGVTLKRGEERVDVPVEKVVPVDATGAGDQFAAGFLYGMATGRDLETCGKMGNICAAEVISHIGPRPQTSMMALFKEQGLV from the coding sequence ATGACCCAATACGAAGTGGTTGGCATCGGCAACGCCGTTGTCGATGTGATCTCGCATGCGGATGACACGTTTCTGAACGACAACGGCATCGAAAAAGGCATCATGCAACTGGTAGAGCGTGACCGCGCCGAAAGCCTTTATGCCACGATGCAGGACCGACTGCAGACCCCAGGCGGGTCGGTCGCCAATACCATCGCGGGCATCGGTGCGCTTGGCCTGTCCACGGCCTTTATCGGGCGGGTCCGCGATGATGAACTGGGCCAGTTCTATGCCAAAGCGATGACCGACATCGGCATCGATTTTGTCAACGCCCCTGTGGCCGAGGGCGAGAACCCAACCTCGCGCTGCATGATCTTTGTGACCCCGGATGGGGAACGCTCGTTGAACACCTATCTTGGCATCTCGACGGGGCTTACCTCGGACGACGTACCGCAGGCGGTGACGTCCAAGGCCAAGCTGATGTTCCTCGAGGGCTACCTTTTTGACCACGACGCCGGCAAAACCGCATTCCGCGAAGCGGCGCGGGCGGCAACGGCGGGGGGCGGCATGGCGGGGATCGCTATTTCCGACCCCTTCTGCGTGGAACGCCACCGGGATGACTTTCTTGCGCTGATCGAAAACGATTTGGGCTATGTCATCGGCAACGAAGCCGAACTCCGCGCCCTGTGGGAAACCGACGATACCGAAGTCGCTCTGGCCAAAACGGCCGAGATTTGCCCGCTGGTGGTCTGCACCCGCTCGGGCGACGGGGTCACGCTGAAGCGCGGCGAGGAACGCGTTGATGTGCCCGTCGAAAAGGTCGTGCCAGTCGATGCCACCGGCGCGGGCGATCAATTCGCGGCAGGATTCCTCTATGGCATGGCCACGGGTCGTGACCTCGAGACATGCGGCAAGATGGGCAACATCTGCGCGGCCGAGGTCATCAGCCACATTGGCCCGCGCCCGCAAACCTCGATGATGGCCCTGTTCAAAGAGCAAGGGCTGGTCTGA